The DNA region ATTTTTGCAGGGCTGGATAATCAATTGTATATAGCAGATACTGGAAATGACAGGATAGAAGTTTTTTATTCAAATTTAACATTTTTTCAAGATATTGGTAAAGGAAGAGGGGGAGTTTTATTAAATAAACCACAAGGAGTTTTTGTAAATGAAAAATTTGTTTTTGTAGCAGATACAGGCAATAATCGAGTTGTTGTTTTTGATCTTGAAGGAAATCCATTAGAAATTATTGACCCGCAAGAAGAAAATTATATTTTAGATGAACCAAAAGATGTGTTTTTTTACAATGATAAAATATATATTGTAGATTCTGGGAATAGTAGAGTTCAAATTTATAATTTTAATTTAGAATTGCCTAAAAACATTGTTTATGAAAAATTAATAAACGCAGAAGAAAAACTAGAAAATATAGAAAAAATAATTAATCAATCAGAGTTATTTGATATTAAAATAACCTCAGGTTTAGAAGAATATTATAAAGATGCTAATTTTAAATATCTAGAAAAAAATTATACTGCTGTTGAGGATTATTTAGATTTATTTGATAAATATTATTTTGAAGAGTTAGAGGAAATTAATACTGTATTAAAAAAGGAATTAGTTTCTTTAATAAATGAAACAGAGAATAAAATTAAAAAATATGAATTGCAGTTAAACTTATCTGATTCTTTAGTTGAATTAACACATGCTAGAGAATCATATAAAGAAGAGTTATATATTGATTCTTTAAATTCTTTATATCTAGCAAATCAAATACTTTTAGAAAATGATATTCCAATAAAAGTGATAATAGAAACCGATGATTTATTAAAAACTAGGATAGACCAAGCACAGGAGGATTTAGATAATTTAAAACAAAATGTTGAGATATATAAACAAAATATTCCATTTAATTCTTTAGATAATAAATTAGAAGTTGCTATCTCATATTTTAATATAGGAGATTTGGATAATTCTAATGAAACAATATCTTCTTTTGAAGTTGAATTTAATAATGTAGAAACACAATTTAATAATACAAAAAATTTAATAGACGAAACTCTTGCTTTAATCAAACAAGCAGAAGAATTGAATAATTCTTTTTTTGAAAATGAGATAAACAGAGCAAAAAGTATTGTTTATGAGGATCCAGAAGAAGCAAAACAAATAATAGAAAAAATACTTGAAAAATCTTCAGCAAATCCAATAGTCAGTTTAATATTAATTATCATTATATTAGGTATTTTAGCTGTTTTAATTAAAAAAGTAGTTAAAAAAACTTCAAAAAAAGCTTAACTATTAAAATCTTCTTTTCTTTATTTTTATATGGCAGTTTTATTAATGATTTTAG from Candidatus Micrarchaeia archaeon includes:
- a CDS encoding NHL repeat-containing protein; protein product: IFAGLDNQLYIADTGNDRIEVFYSNLTFFQDIGKGRGGVLLNKPQGVFVNEKFVFVADTGNNRVVVFDLEGNPLEIIDPQEENYILDEPKDVFFYNDKIYIVDSGNSRVQIYNFNLELPKNIVYEKLINAEEKLENIEKIINQSELFDIKITSGLEEYYKDANFKYLEKNYTAVEDYLDLFDKYYFEELEEINTVLKKELVSLINETENKIKKYELQLNLSDSLVELTHARESYKEELYIDSLNSLYLANQILLENDIPIKVIIETDDLLKTRIDQAQEDLDNLKQNVEIYKQNIPFNSLDNKLEVAISYFNIGDLDNSNETISSFEVEFNNVETQFNNTKNLIDETLALIKQAEELNNSFFENEINRAKSIVYEDPEEAKQIIEKILEKSSANPIVSLILIIIILGILAVLIKKVVKKTSKKA